The genomic segment TATGGAATGTTACTAGCTACCTCTTCTGAGGATTTGTTCAGCactttttaattagaaaacCCCTGTCAATAGAAGAGGTCTGCCAGATGTCACATACATTGAACAGTACGTTCTCTCCAAAGTTAGAAATTGTTTGACAGACCAAGTTGAGTGTTGATCAACCTGGGAGCATCTATCTTCCGTCAAACTTGCTGAGATCATTAATTATTCTTCCTTAGGGTAATTAAGTCATATGGAGGAATTAACTTCTATACCAAAGGACGTGCTCTGAGGCAGAGAGTGGGGAAACAACCGTTTTTAGAAAGAACACTCAAGGCACATAACATGTTTTGATGGTATTGAGAAAGGTGGATGTGAATGGAAAACATActcatttgttaaaaaaaaaaaaaattctagtgAAATATTGACATGCTCTAACTTCTTTGAGTGTACGAGAAATGATGTGACCAACTCTCTGCACTCTGTAAATGTGCATTAACTGCAAGAACCAGTAGACCTTGTGTTTAGATGTGAACAGGAAATTGGActtctatttttgttctttctactGCCAGTACAGTGAACGAAGTATGTACCTCACGTAATGGTGTCTTTCTCTGACAGTAGAAACCTtgaataaaacacacaaaagatttctgtgtttgcagCCCATAGTATGAACAGTGCAAGCCCATGtagaagtattttaattttgtataaaTTGTTTATACaattctgtgtgtttctgtgtgtgtgtgtgcaaacaTAGTAATCAATCACATCCCGTAGAGCTTAGCTACAGCAAAGCCATCCAGCAAGCATACAGCACAAGACTGGTgagattaattttttcttctacagtgACTCGTATGTCTGCATGTCTTGCTATATGTTGCACAAGATTATGGAATTGAGAAGGTTTGAGCAGGTAGATCAGTCaacctttcttcctttgtttaaaataagTCTGCCTCAAACTTAAGCCACGTTTTGCTTGCCAAGATCATTCTCAAACAATTGAAGTTCCCAGTGAGCTAGGCGATAGGGTTTAGCCCAGATCTTTGTACTTGTGTATCATACAGGTAGAAGATTAAAAAAGGGAATATATCTATATGCAAATCACCCTTCCACTTCAGTAGCAAACCAGTTTTAGATATAAACATGGGCTGACCAGCATGCAAAAactttccactgaaaaatatCCCTGGgtgttcatttatttctgtttagctTGGGTTGGTTTTAAGTTTTTCACTTTATTACAGTATGTTTTGCACCACCTGTAAGGACACCTGGAGTTTACTATTGATGTTTATTGAACCATTCATATCAAATAAATACTTTTGGGAGTCtgaacacagaaaggaaaagcgtTCCtttgagaggggaaaaatcagaaatctgtATCCGAAGAAAGCATAgctatcagaaagaaaatttgtttcaattttaaaCGTCTAAGGAGAAGGCGTGATTTCAAGGGGAGTGATTGAAATGTGGACACACCAGGGTGGGAGTTCTAGTTTGGGGTGTACACAGCAAAGTTCACAGCTTGGGTTGAGTTGCTCTGGAATGCGTTAACCCTTTGCACTATGCAGCCTCCTagatgaaatgattttttgGTGCAGTTCCAAGTCAAAGTATGAAGCCAGTCATCTAATCTTTTGCACTTGGAACAGTCCCTATCTCTGTTCAGTGCTTACTGTCTAGATAGATTGTAGTGCACAAGGTCTCATTAATGTATCATTTAGAATTGAAAACCTActcaatttcattttgaaataatttgcatGTTACTCTTTTTTCTCCCAATTCATGTACTGATTTCACTGACATGAGAGGAAGCCATGCAATTATTCTTCTTGTGTAGCAGCTGAACAGATATTAAAGATCCTGTTTAAGACCGCGCGTAGGATTATTCTGGGGTCTAGGACCATAAGGAACAGAGCACTCTTAACTTCACAAAGTGGGGGAGTTGAAGACTCTCAGTACTTGCCTGGGCCATTCAACTGATTGCTTCTGTTCCATTACTTTAAGTGTGTGACAAAGCCATTAGCCTAAATGGGGACACTCACTCACTGGAAGGTAGTGCAGAGGTCAGCAGCAGGAAGCCAAAAGGGAGTGAACAGAATTTTTTAGTGTTCTGGCAATTTACTTCACCAAATGCAAATGATACACAATTACTTTTCTCATTCCTCTGTTTCACTCTCCCATGTTGATCTCCTTCCTGGGTGCTGACGTTTTTCTTCTACCCTGTCTTTGCTAAAATTTTCTGGTAAATCAACCCACAACCTGCCTTTGTTACAGGAGGAGGACTCCTGAAGGTCACAGGGACCTGCATAATCTGGGTTGTCAGTATCCCAGTGCCTTTTTCCAGGGTGCTGGCGTTTCTCCCCATCATGGTCGCTTAGGTCTAGCTCATCATTCCAGCCTCTCTTGCTAGGATGCTGATGTTTATGCATCAGATACCCTCTCCCTGGTTGCTGTCTTTTGGATAACCCATTCAAGTAAGTTAGCTGTGCACTAGAGATGTCAGCATATTGGTCCCACGGTGACCTTCTGCCAGGatgctgttgctttttcagCTCCAGATAGCTGACAAGGTCGTCTTCTACCTCCCTTTTCCCTGGATGCTGCCTCTTCTGAATGTCTCCGTAAGATGCTTCTTCCTTGACATCTCTTTTTCCAGGATGCTGTCTCTTTTCCAGGTCGCTCATGTATCTTTTTCCAGGGTGTTGTCTTTTGGAAAGCCATTCTGGCAGAGGGGCATTTAATTCTGTCCAAGGGAAGAATAATGTTAATGAACCCCCATAATCCTCTctaaagaaatgtgaatttgtGGAGTTCTACAGTGCAGATCATAACCTGTTGCTCATTATACCCATTTATTTGCACTGGTAACTGTGTTGTCTTGAATTTGATTACCCTAGATGGCCTCTGTCAAAACAAttctggcactttttttttttccaagggtaGATTGATATATTAGGAACTAGGTGCAAACCAAGTGGGAAGACATGCAGTGACAAAGTGTAATGTGTTGGTTGATTTAGACTTCCTGGAAGCAAGTCAGATTCAGGTAAAGGTGTAGCAGGGTGAATAAAAGATGCTGGGTAGATGGAAGAAATCAACTGCAGTacctgggagcagggaggagctggATACAGCATGAGATAGAGAAGGGGCAGGGTTGAAACACAGGTAGAAGCAGGAATGTGGACATTTGAATGCCAGCTCAGTATTTCCAACAGCCATAACTCTATTAGTATCTCTTACTTACTCTTAAGCTCTGCTTAGTATTTCATGTCTTAGATTGACGTGGCCAGCTCTCAGCATTCATGTGAGGAGGGAGGAATTCCTTTTCTATGGGGCCCTTagggccagctcctctgcccgcTCTGTGCTTTTTGTTGGTGGCAGGCCCCT from the Anser cygnoides isolate HZ-2024a breed goose chromosome 10, Taihu_goose_T2T_genome, whole genome shotgun sequence genome contains:
- the TRH gene encoding thyrotropin releasing hormone — translated: MLSIQLPLLLLCLTLSSVCLNGGQPLPEASENMGRSPLDDILQRSESLILQSVLKKAEKQEEMNKELNAPLPEWLSKRQHPGKRYMSDLEKRQHPGKRDVKEEASYGDIQKRQHPGKREVEDDLVSYLELKKQQHPGRRSPWDQYADISSAQLTYLNGLSKRQQPGRGYLMHKHQHPSKRGWNDELDLSDHDGEKRQHPGKRHWDTDNPDYAGPCDLQESSSCNKGRLWVDLPENFSKDRVEEKRQHPGRRSTWESETEE